The following proteins are co-located in the Rhea pennata isolate bPtePen1 chromosome 2, bPtePen1.pri, whole genome shotgun sequence genome:
- the MACC1 gene encoding metastasis-associated in colon cancer protein 1, producing the protein MSSSVQRSLEDCTCSSFCCWDTVTLALRPSNAASKLCASATPFPGQLRVAEQNTSIAEVTSLHAGELLRSRSEGALIDMDDQTPSSSYNDSESTLDLNIDCSDVFKHVHAVSKTNPFWSELSASNPFIHDIAASNRNENKKYLSALKEKPYLFSRVSSNRDSLDSSGDELDIDCLLRKTSIRRSGRSKSVSDFLDIIDNQRLNPHKTGPQKTVASDTAQLQNDREAYKMAWLSHRQLTRSCLDLEAMSRSPGWAQTQATDIHVVCKLNHEGGSVQLPDSDINVHIPMGHVLPGEFQEVGLKAILNPPLSLNNELSSTVSPLIELTLSNLNTIEAIFLEVKVAAKVKNDPLSQVMTDIVCFYSVSKDGPFKKLQNCYFYQDTIQVKLTDLSHVMYTVIAVQANKIQPPATNVWDYVHRTVSVGIYGPKYIHPSFTAVFTVFGHNYIPRKLTICDIKKGGKNMPPVVFQLWGKHTFLLEKPQDLNISLISCDPDFEVKMENESRSIKEEQLKTGEMVHQQFLFSMLGSREMHFFIFLVQIKDLKSNQVMQFCVTTPDPAPKLSGIVSRTKHLPKCKEIKSAPLLLIPAVKYPKFQDKCLNVNTYGVALKTVLRQSKIDYLLEYFKGDTIALLGEEKVKAIGQAKIKEWYVGVLRKKVGLVHCKNIKVISKEQAMDVADSELPTRNLVEQIALPFKKLTYIYSVVLSTVSESVYDWRALAEVLGYSHMSWDDFNKAYFDKESERVAHVVKRLKEDCHANKNKRLFLYEIVVALLKIDCQGLVARLTQDTVILTSAVKLGKYWRELAEKLARLTKQQIEAYEIPHQGKNGEVALEMMWKPAYDFLYTWGAHYGDSYRDVLQDLQSALDKMKNPVTKHWRELTGTLVLVNCLDVLRASAFSTREEED; encoded by the exons ATGAGCTCTTCTGTGCAGAGAAGTCTAGAAGAttgcacttgctccagcttctgTTGCTGGGACACAGTGACTTTGGCACTTAGGCCATCCAACGCTGCTTCGAAGTTGTGTGCATCTGCAACTCCTTTTCCTGGGCAGCTCAGAGTAGCG GAGCAAAATACTTCCATTGCTGAAGTAACTTCACTGCATGCTGGAGAGCTTCTACGGAGCAGATCAGAAGGAGCTTTGATTGACATGGATGACCAAACACCTTCATCTAGCTACA ATGACAGTGAAAGTACATTGGATTTGAATATTGACTGTTCTGATGTATTCAAACATGTCCATGCTGTTTCCAAGACTAACCCTTTCTGGAGCGAACTGTCAGCATCCAATCCTTTCATACATGACATAGCTGCTTcgaatagaaatgaaaataaaaaatacctttctgcCCTAAAAGAAAAACCCTATTTGTTCTCTAGAGTTTCTAGCAACAGAGACTCTCTGGATTCCTCAGGTGATGAGCTAGATATTGATTGTCTCCTGAGAAAGACTTCGATAAGAAGATCTGGACGATCCAAGAGTGTGTCTGACTTCCTGGATATTATTGATAACCAAAGACTTAATCCTCACAAGACAGGACCACAAAAAACTGTAGCTTCAGATacagcacagctgcaaaatGACCGTGAAGCCTACAAGATGGCTTGGTTGAGTCACCGACAGCTGACCCGATCTTGTCTAGATTTGGAGGCAATGAGTCGTAGTCCTGGATGGGCACAAACACAAGCCACAGATATTCATGTAGTTTGTAAACTGAATCATGAAGGGGGATCAGTACAGCTACCTGACTCTGATATCAATGTTCACATCCCTATGGGCCATGTATTACCTGGAGAATTCCAAGAAGTGGGTTTAAAGGCTATTCTTAACCCTCCGTTATCACTTAACAATGAACTGTCTAGCACTGTAAGTCCTCTAATAGAACTTACATTAAGCAACCTCAACACAATTGAAGCCATTTTCTTAGAAGTAAAAGTTGCAGCTAAAGTGAAGAACGATCCTCTCAGCCAAGTCATGACTGATATTGTGTGCTTTTACAGTGTCAGTAAAGATGGGCCTTTTAAGAAGTTACAGAACTGCTACTTCTATCAAGATACCATACAAGTGAAGCTGACAGACCTAAGCCATGTGATGTATACAGTGATTGCAgtacaagcaaacaaaattcaaCCTCCAGCCACTAATGTCTGGGACTATGTTCACCGAACTGTTTCAGTTGGAATTTATGGTCCCAAATATATTCACCCATCTTTTACAGCAGTTTTTACAGTCTTTGGTCATAACTATATTCCAAGAAAACTTACAATTTGTGATattaaaaagggggggaaaaatatGCCCCCTGTTGTATTTCAGCTGTGGGGAAAACACACATTCCTGCTTGAAAAGCCACAAGATCTAAACATTTCTTTGATATCCTGTGATCCAGATTTTGAAGtgaagatggaaaatgaaagcagaagtaTTAAAGAAGAACAACTGAAAACTGGTGAAATGGTCCACCAACAATTCCTGTTTTCCATGTTAGGATCCAGGGAGatgcatttcttcattttccttgttCAGATTAAAGACTTAAAAAGTAACCAAGTGATGCAGTTTTGCGTTACAACTCCTGATCCAGCTCCAAAATTAAGTGGAATTGTCAGTAGAACAAAGCACTTAccaaaatgcaaagaaatcaaGTCTGCACCTTTGCTATTAATACCAGCCGTTAAATATCCGAAGTTTCAAGATAAATGTTTAAACGTTAACACCTACGGAGTGGCTTTGAAAACTGTGTTACGTCAAAGTAAGATTGACTATTtgttagaatattttaaaggggACACAATAGCACTTCTTggtgaagaaaaagtaaaagccaTTGGGCAggctaaaataaaagaatggtATGTAGGAGTTCTCAGGAAAAAGGTTGGTCTTGTACAttgcaaaaacataaaagtgATTTCCAAAGAACAAGCTATGGATGTTGCTGATAGTGAGCTACCAACCAGGAATCTTGTTGAACAAATTGCACTGCCATTTAAAAAACTGACTTACATCTACTCTGTAGTCTTATCTACAGTATCCGAGAGCGTTTATGATTGGAGAGCTTTGGCTGAAGTGCTAGGATATTCACATATGTCATGGGATGACTTTAACAAGGCATACTTTGATAAGGAATCGGAAAGAGTTGCACATGTTGTGAAGAGGCTGAAGGAAGACTGCCAtgctaacaaaaataaaagactatTTCTTTATGAGATCGTTGTT GCACTTCTGAAGATAGATTGCCAGGGATTAGTGGCACGTCTTACCCAGGACACTGTcatcttgacttcagcagtCAAGCTTGGCAAATACTGGCGGGAACTTGCGGAGAAGCTAGCCAGACTCACAAAGCAGCAGATTGAGGCTTATGAAATACCTCATCAAGGGAAAAATGGAGAGGTAGCTCTGGAG ATGATGTGGAAACCTGCATACGATTTTCTCTACACATGGGGTGCCCATTATGGAGATAGTTACAGGGATGTCTTACAAGACCTGCAATCAGCTTTGGACAAAATGAAAAACCCTGTAACAAAACATTGGCGAGAGCTGACTGGAACTTTGGTTCTTGTGAATTGCCTGGACGTTTTAAGGGCAAGTGCTTTCTCCACACGGGAGGAAGAAGACTAG